One Streptomyces sp. NBC_00223 genomic window carries:
- a CDS encoding serine/threonine-protein kinase — MSEVEGTDGRVLAGRYRLNGVLGRGGMGTVWRAVDETLGRTVAVKELRFPGNVDEDEKRRLVTRTLREAKATARIRNTGAITVFDVVEEDDRPWIVMELVEGRSLSDTVREDGPLTPKRAAEIGLVLLDVLKAAHAEGILHRDVKPSNVLLADADTSQAEGSGGGRVVLGDFGIAQIDGDPSVTSTGMLVGAPSYISPERARGQKPGPPADLWSLGALLYASVEGHPPYDKGSAIATLTAVMTEPVGRMDNAGPLAEVITGLLVKDPARRLDNAGARALLTAIAQAPDRPAAPPAGNAATVVLANDPAPGGTPAVPGDAPAVPKAPAADQARVRDALRTVRKAAAGAGPAAEPGGSEYAPGAAPSSLTDVVPRRTLALVIVAVVLAVLGTVIGIAVANHGGGHGGSGDGKEKGAAAGPSGSPAVTHTGGTAAVGTDDKSASAPDPDGSSAPATTESAATTESATTAPGGSADTVPAGWHTVTGSEGYSIALPKGWTQVASDKNPYHSGTLYRDGSGYEVLVDWLHTPGPSALAQWQHDSTHVGPTFKNYELISVRKADYRTYDAADWEYKRSWQGRQVHVLNRGMVTDPHHGYALLMVFPVDAWSSDKSVEIRKTFFATFKPAE, encoded by the coding sequence ATGAGCGAGGTCGAAGGTACCGACGGACGTGTACTCGCCGGCCGGTACCGCCTCAACGGCGTGCTCGGCAGAGGCGGCATGGGGACGGTCTGGCGGGCCGTCGACGAGACGCTGGGCCGTACCGTCGCGGTGAAGGAACTGCGCTTCCCCGGCAATGTCGACGAGGACGAGAAGCGCCGGCTGGTGACCCGGACGCTGCGCGAGGCCAAGGCCACCGCGCGGATCCGCAACACGGGCGCGATCACGGTCTTCGACGTGGTCGAGGAGGACGACCGGCCGTGGATCGTCATGGAGCTGGTCGAGGGCCGGTCGCTGTCCGACACGGTCCGTGAGGACGGCCCGCTCACCCCCAAACGCGCCGCCGAGATCGGGCTCGTCCTGCTCGACGTGCTCAAGGCCGCGCACGCCGAGGGCATTCTGCACCGCGATGTGAAGCCGTCGAACGTCCTGCTCGCCGACGCGGACACCTCCCAGGCCGAAGGCTCCGGGGGAGGGCGGGTCGTGCTCGGCGACTTCGGCATCGCCCAGATCGACGGCGACCCCTCCGTCACCTCCACCGGCATGCTCGTCGGCGCCCCCTCGTACATCTCGCCCGAACGCGCCCGGGGCCAGAAGCCCGGCCCGCCCGCAGACCTGTGGTCGCTGGGCGCGCTGCTCTACGCCTCCGTCGAGGGCCACCCCCCGTACGACAAGGGGTCCGCGATCGCCACGCTCACCGCGGTGATGACGGAACCGGTCGGCCGGATGGACAACGCGGGGCCGCTCGCCGAGGTGATCACCGGACTGCTCGTCAAGGATCCCGCGCGCCGGCTCGACAACGCGGGCGCCCGCGCGCTGCTGACCGCGATCGCGCAAGCCCCCGACCGGCCGGCCGCGCCCCCGGCCGGCAACGCCGCCACTGTCGTCCTCGCCAACGACCCCGCCCCCGGCGGGACCCCCGCGGTCCCGGGCGACGCGCCCGCCGTGCCCAAGGCGCCCGCCGCCGACCAGGCCCGGGTGCGGGACGCGCTGCGTACGGTCCGCAAGGCCGCGGCCGGGGCGGGACCGGCGGCGGAACCGGGCGGCTCCGAGTACGCCCCCGGCGCCGCGCCCTCCTCGCTGACCGATGTCGTACCCCGCCGCACCCTGGCCCTGGTGATCGTCGCGGTCGTGCTGGCCGTGCTCGGCACCGTCATAGGCATCGCGGTCGCCAACCACGGCGGCGGACACGGCGGCAGCGGCGACGGCAAGGAGAAGGGCGCCGCGGCCGGGCCCTCGGGCTCGCCCGCCGTGACGCACACCGGCGGCACCGCGGCGGTCGGCACCGACGACAAGTCCGCGTCGGCGCCCGACCCCGACGGCTCCTCCGCGCCCGCGACCACGGAGTCCGCCGCGACCACGGAGTCCGCCACGACCGCGCCGGGCGGCTCCGCCGACACGGTGCCGGCCGGCTGGCACACCGTCACCGGCTCGGAGGGCTACTCGATCGCGCTGCCCAAGGGCTGGACCCAGGTGGCGAGCGACAAGAACCCGTACCACAGCGGCACCCTCTACAGAGACGGCAGCGGCTACGAGGTGCTGGTCGACTGGCTGCACACCCCGGGGCCGAGCGCACTCGCGCAGTGGCAGCACGACTCCACGCACGTGGGCCCGACCTTCAAGAACTACGAGCTGATCTCCGTCAGGAAAGCCGATTACCGTACCTACGACGCGGCCGACTGGGAGTACAAACGGTCCTGGCAGGGTAGGCAGGTACACGTCCTGAACCGCGGCATGGTGACGGACCCTCACCACGGCTACGCCCTGCTGATGGTCTTCCCGGTCGACGCCTGGAGCAGCGACAAGAGCGTGGAGATCCGGAAGACCTTCTTCGCAACCTTCAAACCGGCCGAGTAA
- a CDS encoding glycerol-3-phosphate dehydrogenase/oxidase encodes MRTTTLGPAERAEALARMAEHELDILVVGGGVVGAGTALDAATRGLTVGLVEARDWASGTSSRSSKLIHGGLRYLEMLDFALVREALKERGLLLERLAPHLVKPVPFLYPLQHKGWERLYAGSGVALYDTMSVSSGHGRGLPVHRHLTRKHALRVAPALRKDALVGALQYYDAQVDDARFVLHLVRTAASYGALTANQARVIGFLREGERVVGARVQDAESGGEYEVRARQVVNATGVWTDDTQALIGERGQFHVRASKGIHLVVPKDRIHSNTGLILRTEKSVLFVIPWGRHWIIGTTDTDWELDKTHPAASSADIDYLLEHLNSVLATPLTRDDVQGVYAGLRPLLAGESDATSKLSREHTVAHPVPGLVVVAGGKYTTYRVMAKDAVDEAVHALDHRVADCCTEDVPLVGAEGYHALWNARARTAARTGVHVARVEHLLNRYGALAEEVLALVADDPSLGAPMPAADDYLRAEIVYAAASEGARHLEDVLTRRTRISIETFDRGTRSAREAAELIAPVLGWDAGQIDREVAYYEKRVEAERESQLQPDDLTADAARLGAPDIVPL; translated from the coding sequence ATGCGTACGACAACACTCGGCCCGGCCGAGCGAGCCGAGGCATTGGCCCGGATGGCCGAACACGAACTCGACATCCTCGTGGTCGGCGGGGGCGTGGTCGGCGCGGGCACCGCGCTGGACGCCGCCACCCGCGGACTGACCGTCGGCCTGGTCGAGGCCCGCGACTGGGCGTCCGGCACCTCCAGCCGGTCGAGCAAGCTCATCCACGGCGGACTGCGCTATCTGGAGATGCTGGACTTCGCCCTGGTCCGCGAGGCGCTGAAGGAGCGCGGTCTGCTGCTGGAGCGGCTGGCCCCGCACCTGGTCAAGCCCGTTCCCTTTCTGTACCCGCTCCAGCACAAGGGGTGGGAGCGGCTCTACGCCGGTTCCGGGGTCGCGCTGTACGACACCATGTCCGTCTCCTCCGGGCACGGCCGCGGCCTGCCCGTGCACCGCCATCTGACCCGTAAGCACGCGCTGCGGGTCGCGCCCGCGCTGCGCAAGGACGCCCTGGTCGGGGCGTTGCAGTACTACGACGCCCAGGTCGACGACGCCCGCTTCGTGCTGCACCTGGTCCGCACGGCCGCCTCGTACGGCGCGCTGACCGCCAACCAGGCCCGGGTGATCGGCTTCCTCCGGGAGGGGGAACGCGTGGTCGGCGCCCGGGTGCAGGACGCCGAGTCGGGGGGCGAGTACGAGGTCAGGGCCCGCCAGGTGGTCAACGCGACCGGGGTCTGGACCGACGACACCCAGGCCCTGATAGGCGAACGCGGGCAGTTCCACGTACGGGCGTCCAAGGGCATCCACCTGGTGGTGCCGAAGGACCGGATCCACTCGAACACCGGGCTGATCCTGCGTACGGAGAAGAGCGTGCTCTTCGTCATCCCGTGGGGCAGACACTGGATCATCGGCACCACCGACACCGACTGGGAGCTGGACAAGACCCACCCGGCCGCCTCCAGCGCCGACATCGACTATCTGCTCGAACACCTCAACTCCGTGCTGGCGACCCCGCTGACCAGGGACGACGTCCAGGGCGTGTACGCCGGGCTGCGCCCGCTGCTGGCCGGCGAGTCGGACGCCACGAGCAAGCTCTCCCGCGAGCACACGGTGGCGCACCCCGTCCCCGGCCTGGTCGTGGTGGCCGGCGGCAAGTACACGACGTACCGGGTGATGGCCAAGGACGCGGTGGACGAGGCCGTGCACGCGCTGGACCACCGGGTGGCCGACTGCTGCACGGAGGACGTGCCGCTGGTGGGCGCCGAGGGCTATCACGCGCTGTGGAACGCCAGGGCCCGCACCGCCGCCCGCACCGGCGTGCATGTCGCCAGGGTCGAGCACCTGCTCAACCGGTACGGCGCCCTCGCCGAGGAGGTGCTCGCGCTGGTCGCCGACGATCCGTCGCTCGGCGCCCCGATGCCGGCCGCCGACGACTATCTGCGGGCCGAGATCGTCTACGCGGCGGCCTCCGAGGGCGCCCGCCACCTGGAGGACGTACTCACCCGGCGGACCCGGATCTCCATCGAGACCTTCGACCGGGGCACCCGCAGCGCCCGGGAGGCGGCCGAGCTGATCGCCCCCGTCCTGGGCTGGGACGCGGGCCAGATCGACCGCGAGGTCGCGTACTACGAGAAGCGCGTCGAGGCCGAGCGCGAGTCCCAACTCCAGCCGGATGATCTGACCGCGGATGCCGCACGGCTGGGCGCGCCGGATATCGTGCCCCTTTAG
- a CDS encoding serine/threonine-protein kinase: MGGQVDEGRLVAGRYRLLERIGRGGMGTVWRAEDELLGRQVAVKKIHPPQPHMDDDELATVFERTRREARAAARISHPNVIVVHDVVDDAGLPSIVMEYVPSATLGERLKEQGPLPPAEAARIGRGMVAALRAAHRAGVLHRDVKPGNVLLGEDDRVVLTDFGIAQASGTSTLTRTGELIGSIDFLSPERIRGALPGPEADLWALGATLYQAVEGESPFRRPTAIETAYAIAEEPVRTPLRAGALAEVIAGLLVKEPAERLSAEVAEQMLRIPAAEQETALVDRGRLDSPARGPEPPAESAAGPPAPNYTHPVYGGPPHTRNPPYTQGPHTPNPLVQNPHTPSPYDPPTGSSQPHPLYGPPPYTQSTPPPYSSPGSGRPRRRRIAPWIAAAVAVAVLGAGVVVVVQHLRTTTEAGGDGGPTGAPGPVTSGPVTPVTTPPTTPTTPTSAPTTEPPPVPDGYHLAEHPDHGYSVPVPDGWTEKVSNGGDQVDYIDPTKLVDLKLSALDFAATSPYEHFKNLEPDTGAQVDAYHRERLDPTTKSGDPAAIWEFTFQGSVRKYHAIDLGFGKPGGTEYAVYLSAPDSQWQEYRAVFDTVLAGFRQSG; this comes from the coding sequence ATGGGCGGACAGGTCGACGAGGGACGGTTGGTCGCGGGCCGGTACCGGCTGCTGGAGCGGATCGGCCGGGGCGGCATGGGTACGGTCTGGCGCGCCGAGGACGAACTGCTCGGCCGTCAGGTCGCCGTCAAGAAGATCCACCCGCCGCAGCCGCACATGGACGACGACGAGTTGGCCACCGTCTTCGAACGCACCCGGCGCGAGGCCCGGGCCGCCGCCCGGATCAGCCACCCCAATGTCATCGTCGTGCACGACGTGGTGGACGACGCCGGGCTGCCGTCCATCGTCATGGAGTACGTGCCCTCCGCGACGCTCGGCGAACGGCTCAAGGAGCAGGGCCCGTTGCCCCCGGCCGAGGCGGCCAGGATCGGCCGGGGCATGGTCGCCGCGCTGCGCGCGGCCCACCGCGCCGGGGTGCTGCACCGCGATGTGAAGCCGGGCAATGTGCTGCTCGGCGAGGACGACCGGGTGGTGCTCACCGATTTCGGCATCGCCCAGGCGTCCGGCACCTCCACCCTGACCCGCACCGGCGAACTCATCGGCTCCATCGACTTCCTGTCCCCCGAGCGCATCCGCGGCGCCCTGCCCGGGCCCGAGGCGGACCTGTGGGCGCTGGGCGCCACGCTCTACCAGGCCGTCGAGGGCGAGTCCCCCTTCCGCCGGCCGACGGCGATCGAGACCGCGTACGCCATCGCCGAGGAGCCGGTACGGACGCCGCTGCGGGCCGGGGCGCTCGCCGAGGTGATCGCCGGGCTGCTGGTGAAGGAGCCCGCCGAGCGGCTGTCCGCCGAGGTCGCCGAGCAGATGCTGCGGATACCGGCGGCCGAGCAGGAGACCGCGCTGGTCGACCGGGGCCGGCTGGATTCGCCGGCCCGCGGGCCCGAGCCGCCGGCCGAGAGCGCCGCCGGCCCGCCCGCGCCGAACTACACGCACCCGGTCTACGGCGGCCCGCCGCACACGCGGAACCCGCCGTACACGCAGGGCCCGCACACCCCGAACCCGCTCGTCCAGAACCCCCACACGCCGAGTCCCTACGACCCGCCGACCGGCTCCTCCCAGCCGCACCCCCTGTACGGTCCGCCGCCGTACACGCAGTCCACACCGCCGCCCTACTCCTCGCCCGGCAGCGGCAGGCCCCGCCGTCGCCGTATCGCCCCCTGGATCGCCGCCGCGGTCGCCGTGGCCGTGCTGGGCGCCGGGGTCGTGGTCGTCGTCCAGCATCTGCGGACGACCACCGAGGCGGGCGGCGACGGCGGGCCGACCGGGGCGCCAGGGCCGGTCACCAGCGGGCCGGTCACCCCCGTCACGACCCCGCCGACCACGCCGACCACGCCGACCTCCGCGCCCACCACCGAGCCCCCGCCGGTTCCCGACGGCTACCACCTCGCCGAGCACCCCGACCACGGCTACTCCGTGCCCGTGCCGGACGGCTGGACGGAGAAGGTCAGCAACGGCGGCGACCAGGTCGACTACATCGACCCCACCAAGCTGGTCGATCTCAAGCTCAGCGCCCTGGACTTCGCGGCCACCAGCCCGTACGAGCACTTCAAGAACCTCGAACCCGACACCGGCGCACAGGTGGACGCCTACCACCGCGAGCGGCTGGACCCGACCACCAAGTCCGGTGATCCGGCGGCCATCTGGGAATTCACCTTCCAGGGCTCGGTGCGCAAGTACCATGCGATCGACCTCGGGTTCGGCAAGCCGGGCGGTACCGAGTACGCCGTCTATCTCTCCGCCCCGGACAGCCAATGGCAGGAATACCGGGCGGTGTTCGACACCGTGCTGGCCGGATTCCGGCAATCCGGTTGA
- a CDS encoding nucleotide sugar dehydrogenase codes for MPADLAVLGLGHTGLPLAQAATAAGIGVIGYEPDPAAAADINAGRVPPGTLAAADLRRMLASGFRASADPAVLGRVRTAVICAPTPLGEDHSLDLSAVATAARALAAHLRPHTTVVLESAVYPGTTEEFLRPLLEAYGLRAGRDFHLAYSPSRLDPGNRDFHLANTPKVVGGRTSACTEAAAAFYSRFTERIVRARGLREAEAVKLLEINYRHVNIAFANEMAVYCHELGVDLWDVIRCAETKPFGFQAFRPGPGVGGPAVALDPNAAPPFTGVPGRSRTPGHPLRMVELAQEVNGRMPRYVVQRAAALLNEHGKSLRGARVLLVGVTYKADLAGQEGAPAREIGARLIELGAQLGYHDPYVPQWRVLDRPVPRADALWEAAAEADLTLLLQHHRTYDLQGLAVKAQLLLDTRGATPAGTAARL; via the coding sequence ATGCCCGCAGACCTCGCCGTACTCGGACTCGGCCACACCGGACTTCCCCTCGCCCAGGCGGCGACCGCCGCGGGCATCGGCGTCATCGGCTACGAACCCGATCCCGCCGCCGCGGCCGACATCAACGCCGGCCGCGTACCCCCGGGCACCCTCGCCGCCGCCGACCTGCGGCGGATGCTCGCCTCCGGCTTCCGGGCCAGCGCCGACCCCGCCGTACTCGGCCGGGTCAGGACCGCCGTGATCTGCGCGCCCACCCCGCTCGGCGAGGACCACTCCCTCGACCTGAGCGCCGTCGCCACCGCCGCCCGGGCGCTCGCCGCCCATCTGCGCCCGCACACCACCGTCGTCCTGGAGTCGGCCGTCTACCCCGGCACCACCGAGGAATTCCTGCGCCCCCTGCTCGAGGCGTACGGGCTGCGGGCCGGCCGCGACTTCCACCTCGCCTACTCCCCCAGCCGGCTCGACCCCGGCAACCGCGACTTCCACCTCGCCAACACCCCCAAGGTCGTCGGCGGCCGCACCTCCGCCTGCACCGAGGCCGCCGCCGCCTTCTACAGCCGCTTCACCGAGCGGATCGTGCGCGCCCGCGGGCTGCGCGAGGCCGAGGCGGTCAAGCTGCTGGAGATCAACTACCGGCATGTCAACATCGCCTTCGCCAACGAGATGGCCGTCTACTGCCATGAACTCGGCGTGGACCTGTGGGACGTGATCCGATGCGCGGAGACCAAGCCGTTCGGCTTCCAGGCGTTCCGCCCCGGGCCCGGCGTCGGCGGCCCCGCCGTGGCCCTCGACCCCAACGCGGCACCACCGTTCACCGGCGTGCCCGGCCGGTCCCGTACACCCGGGCACCCGCTGCGGATGGTCGAACTCGCCCAGGAGGTCAACGGCCGGATGCCGCGGTACGTCGTCCAGCGGGCCGCCGCGCTGCTCAACGAGCACGGCAAGTCGCTGCGCGGCGCCCGGGTCCTGCTGGTCGGCGTCACGTACAAGGCCGACCTCGCCGGTCAGGAGGGCGCACCCGCGCGGGAGATCGGCGCCCGGCTGATCGAACTCGGCGCCCAGCTCGGCTATCACGACCCCTACGTGCCGCAGTGGCGCGTTCTCGACCGTCCGGTGCCGCGAGCCGACGCGCTGTGGGAGGCCGCCGCCGAGGCCGATCTCACGCTGCTGCTCCAGCACCACCGCACCTACGATCTCCAGGGGTTGGCCGTGAAGGCCCAACTCCTTCTGGACACGAGGGGGGCGACGCCCGCTGGCACGGCGGCCCGGCTCTGA